From a single Oreochromis niloticus isolate F11D_XX linkage group LG3, O_niloticus_UMD_NMBU, whole genome shotgun sequence genomic region:
- the phka1a gene encoding phosphorylase b kinase regulatory subunit alpha, skeletal muscle isoform isoform X20 yields the protein MRSRSNSGVKLDNYARIVQQTILRHQDPVTGLLPGSPDHPDAWVRDNVYSIVSVWALSLAYRKNADRDEDKAKAYELEQSVVKLMRGVLQCIMRQLDKVEKFKYSRSTSDSLHAKYNTKTCATVVGDDQWGHLQVDATSLFLLFLAQMTASGLHIIYTQDEVDVVQNLMFYIEAAYKVADYGMWERGDKTNQGITELNASSIGMAKAALEALDELNLFGAKGGPGSLVHALADDIQHCQSILTSMLPRASISKEVDAGVLAIISYPAFAVEDISIVNATKEEIISKLQGRYGCCRFLRDGHRTPKEDPNRLYYESAELKLFENIECEWPLFWTYLILDGIFINSPEQVQEYQEALEGILIKQKDGIRLLPELYSVPADKVEEEYMNPHTVERIPMGKLPLRWGQSLYILGNLLAEGFLAPGEIDPLNRRFSTIPKPDVVVQVSILAETEEIKELLFKQGIEVETVADIHPIHVQPSRVLSHIYARLGRNPRLGLTGRPYRRIGVLGTSKFYIIRNTMFTFTPQFIDHQQFYLALDNKMIVEMLRTEIAYLSCRWRMTGRPTVTFPVSQTMLTEDHSNLDPAVLATLKKLQDGYYGGARIQTGKLSEFLTTSCCAHLSFLDGKASGSMGRHDEEYDGDDDERYGDGYVHELHYDAEDDDLAQYLDHLLAHSAPKKPKRPMGGLSRFKAAATKTKEMVTLMNKAQDLNIQNVNMYLPSKLFRSPQPMLNLNLPDSPASPDAQGPEAGVTTQSGIPRDASGAIDYNALAQLLKDTQSLQDQADILYILYKDKGMDWDTGVHGKGSTVRSLLTDLYEKAGELKHWGLIRMISGMLRKKVEELDSACSDLLAHQKHLTIGLPPEPREKTITAPIPPDQLANLIDEASENNISVAILTQEIVVYLAMSIRTQPSLFSEMFRLRIGLIIQVMATELAQSLGCSGEEATETLMSLSPSELKNLLHHILSGKEFGVERSVREMDAGISPAISIHHLGNVGATKSERAGISKLKSDMKMVDRRLSMMDTLKRFRLPSMESFDIPDKIPVVKDTRHGQWLRRRRLDGALNRVPVGFYQKVWKILQKCHGLSIEGFVLPSSTTREMTPGEIKFSVHVETVLNRVPQPEYRQLLVEAILVLTMLADVDIQSIGSIIHVEKIVHLANDMFDKDQRDLGAEEHILEREPSTGICRLLYDSAPSGRFGSMTYLTKAVAVYVQDFLPSGSCAVQ from the exons ATGAGAAGTCGGAGCAACTCGGGCGTTAAATTGGACAACTATGCCCGGATAGTGCAGCAGACTATCCTGCGGCACCAA GATCCGGTCACAGGCCTTCTCCCGGGAAGCCCAGATCATCCTGACGCCTGGGTCCGTGACAATGTTTACAGCATCGTGTCCGTGTGGGCGCTCAGTCTGGCCTACAGGAAGAACGCCGACCGGGACGAAGACAAAGCGAAGGCCTACGAGCTGGAGCAG AGTGTGGTGAAGCTAATGAGAGGCGTCCTGCAGTGCATAATGAGGCAG CTGGATAAGGTGGAGAAGTTTAAATACAGCCGGAGTACCTCAGACTCGCTCCACGCAAAGTACAACACCAAGACCTGCGCGACGGTGGTCGGGGACGATCAGTGGGGTCACCTGCAGGTCGACGCCACCTCGCTCTTCCTGCTGTTCCTCGCTCAGATGACTGCGTCCG GTCTTCATATCATCTACACCCAGGACGAAGTGGACGTAGTTCAGAATCTCATGTTCTACATTGAGGCGGCTTACAAAGTGGCC GATTATGGGATGTGGGAAAGAGGAGACAAAACCAACCAGGGCATCACCGAGCTGAACGCCAGCTCTATCGGCATGGCCAAG GCAGCTCTGGAGGCGCTGGATGAACTCAACCTGTTTGGAGCAAAGGGAGGACCGGGCTCTTTGGTCCACGCTCTGGCTGATGACATACAGCACTGCCAG TCCATCCTGACATCCATGTTACCCAGAGCGTCCATCTCTAAAGAAGTGGATGCCGGAGTGCTGGCCATCATCTCGTACCCCGCCTTTGCCGTTGAGGACATAAGTATAGTCAACGCGACCAAGGAGGAGATCATCTCCAAACTGCAG GGTCGATACGGCTGCTGCAGGTTTCTCAGAGATGGACACAGAACCCCCAAAGAG GATCCAAACAGACTGTATTACGAGTCCGCAGAGCTGAAGCTGTTTGAGAACATCGAGTGCGAGTGGCCTCTGTTCTGGACCTACCTCATACTGGATGGCATCTTTATCAACAGCCCTGAACAG GTGCAGGAGTACCAGGAGGCTCTGGAGGGAATCCTGATCAAACAGAAGGACGGGATACGACTGCTGCCGGAGCTCTACAGCGTCCCCGCAGACAAG GTGGAGGAGGAGTACATGAACCCTCACACCGTGGAGAGGATCCCGATGGGAAAATTACCCCTGAGGTGGGGACAGAGTCTGTACATCCTGGGAAACCTGTTAGCTGAG ggttttctggCGCCTGGAGAAATTGACCCTCTTAACCGGCGTTTCTCCACCATCCCCAAGCCTGACGTGGTCGTACAGG TGTCGATTCTGGCCGAGACGGAGGAGATCAAAGAGCTGCTGTTTAAGCAAGGGATAGAGGTGGAGACCGTGGCGGACATCCACCCCATCCATGTGCAGCCCTCCAGAGTCCTCAGCCATATCTACGCCAGACTCG gtCGTAACCCGAGGCTGGGTCTGACAGGACGCCCCTACAGGAGGATAGGAGTGCTGGGAACCTCCAAGTTCTACATCATCAGGAACACCAtgttcacattcacacctcAG TTCATTGACCATCAGCAGTTCTATTTGGCTCTGGATAATAAAATGATCGTGGAGATGCTGAGGACAGAAATCGCCTACCTCTCATGCAGATGGAGGATGACAGGAAGACCGACGGTCACTTTTCCCGTTTCACAGACGATGCTGA CTGAAGATCATTCAAACCTGGACCCTGCAGTTCTGGCAACACTCAAGAAATTACAGGATGGGTATTACGGAGGAGCAAG GATCCAGACGGGGAAGCTGTCGGAGTTCCTGACCACTTCTTGCTGTGCTCACCTCAGCTTCCTGGACGGTAAGGCTTCTGGCAGCATGGGTCGCCACGACGAAGAgtatgatggtgatgatgatgagcgTTACGGCGATGGATACGTGCATGAGTTGCATTATGATGCTG AGGATGACGACCTCGCGCAGTACCTTGACCACCTGTTGGCCCACTCTGCCCCCAAGAAGCCCAAGCGTCCAATGGGAGGTCTCAGCAGGTTCAAGGCTGCGGCCACCAAAACCAAAGAGATGGTGACTCTGATGAACAAAGCTCAGGACCTCAACATACAAA atGTCAACATGTACCTGCCGAGCAAATTGTTTCGTTCTCCTCAGCCAATGCTCAACCTGAATCTTCCAGACTCCCCTGCATCACCAGACGCCCAG GGTCCTGAGGCGGGGGTCACAACGCAGAGCGGCATTCCCAGAGACGCCAGCGGAGCCATCGACTACAACGCTTTGGCCCAGCTGCTGAAAGACACGCAGTCTCTGCAGGACCAGGCCGATATACTTTACATCCTCTACAAAGACAA GGGTATGGACTGGGACACGGGCGTGCACGGTAAAGGCTCCACTGTGAGGTCTCTGCTGACCGATCTTTATGAGAAGGCAGGTGAACTGAAACACTGGGGTCTCATCAGGATGATCTCCGGCATGCTGAGGAAGAAGGTGGAGGAGCTCGACTCG GCCTGCTCTGATTTGCTGGCCCACCAGAAGCACCTGACGATCGGACTCCCTCCTGAGCCGAGAGAGAAAACCATCACGGCTCCGATACCGCCGGACCAGCTGGCGAATCTCATCGACGAGGCCAGCGAAAACAACATCAGCGTTGCCATTCTCACACAG GAAATCGTGGTGTACCTGGCTATGAGCATCAGGACTCAGCCCAGTCTGTTCAGCGAGATGTTCAGGCTGAGAATCGGTCTCATCATCCAGGTGATGGCCACCGAGCTGGCTCAGTCACTCGGCTGCTCAG GAGAGGAGGCCACAGAGACCCTGATGAGTCTGAGTCCGTCTGAACTGAAGAACCTGCTCCATCACATACTCAGCGGGAAGGAGTTCGGAGTGGAGCGCAGTG TTCGGGAGATGGATGCTGGCATCAGTCCTGCCATCTCCATCCATCATCTCGGGAATGTGGGAGCCACTAAAAGCGAGAGAGCCGGCATCAGCAAACTGAAGAGCGACATGAAAATG GTGGATCGCAGGTTATCCATGATGGACACACTTAAG AGGTTCCGGCTGCCGTCCATGGAATCCTTCGACATCCCGGACAAGATTCCGGTTGTTAAGGATACCAGACACGGTCAGTGGCTGCGTAGGAGGCGTCTGGACGGGGCGCTGAACCGAGTGCCCGTCGGCTTTTACCAGAAAGTCTGGAAGATCCTGCAGAAG TGCCACGGTCTGTCCATAGAGGGCTTTGTTCTTCCATCTTCAACCACCAGAGAG ATGACCCCAGGGGAGATAAAGTTCTCCGTCCATGTGGAGACCGTTCTGAACAGAGTCCCTCAGCCTGAGTACCGACAGCTGCTGGTGGAGGCCATCTTGGTCCTCACCATGCTGGCCGACGTGGACATCCAGAGCATCGGCTCTATAATCCACGTGGAGAAGATCGTCCACCTGGCCAACGACATGTTCGACAAGGACCAG AGGGACCTTGGAGCAGAGGAGCACATCCTGGAGAGGGAACCGTCCACAGGAATATGCAGGCTGCTGTATGACAGCGCCCCCAGCGGCCGCTTCGGGAGCATGACCTACCTCACAAAGGCTGTGGCGGTGTACGTGCAGGACTTCCTGCCCAGCGGCTCGTGTGCCGTACAGTGA
- the phka1a gene encoding phosphorylase b kinase regulatory subunit alpha, skeletal muscle isoform isoform X18: MRSRSNSGVKLDNYARIVQQTILRHQDPVTGLLPGSPDHPDAWVRDNVYSIVSVWALSLAYRKNADRDEDKAKAYELEQSVVKLMRGVLQCIMRQLDKVEKFKYSRSTSDSLHAKYNTKTCATVVGDDQWGHLQVDATSLFLLFLAQMTASGLHIIYTQDEVDVVQNLMFYIEAAYKVADYGMWERGDKTNQGITELNASSIGMAKAALEALDELNLFGAKGGPGSLVHALADDIQHCQSILTSMLPRASISKEVDAGVLAIISYPAFAVEDISIVNATKEEIISKLQGRYGCCRFLRDGHRTPKEDPNRLYYESAELKLFENIECEWPLFWTYLILDGIFINSPEQVQEYQEALEGILIKQKDGIRLLPELYSVPADKVEEEYMNPHTVERIPMGKLPLRWGQSLYILGNLLAEGFLAPGEIDPLNRRFSTIPKPDVVVQVSILAETEEIKELLFKQGIEVETVADIHPIHVQPSRVLSHIYARLGRNPRLGLTGRPYRRIGVLGTSKFYIIRNTMFTFTPQFIDHQQFYLALDNKMIVEMLRTEIAYLSCRWRMTGRPTVTFPVSQTMLTEDHSNLDPAVLATLKKLQDGYYGGARIQTGKLSEFLTTSCCAHLSFLDGKASGSMGRHDEEYDGDDDERYGDGYVHELHYDAEDDDLAQYLDHLLAHSAPKKPKRPMGGLSRFKAAATKTKEMVTLMNKAQDLNIQNVNMYLPSKLFRSPQPMLNLNLPDSPASPDAQGPEAGVTTQSGIPRDASGAIDYNALAQLLKDTQSLQDQADILYILYKDKGMDWDTGVHGKGSTVRSLLTDLYEKAGELKHWGLIRMISGMLRKKVEELDSACSDLLAHQKHLTIGLPPEPREKTITAPIPPDQLANLIDEASENNISVAILTQEIVVYLAMSIRTQPSLFSEMFRLRIGLIIQVMATELAQSLGCSGEEATETLMSLSPSELKNLLHHILSGKEFGVERSVREMDAGISPAISIHHLGNVGATKSERAGISKLKSDMKMLDHSVTSTLKGMQSPDVESIESGRFRLPSMESFDIPDKIPVVKDTRHGQWLRRRRLDGALNRVPVGFYQKVWKILQKCHGLSIEGFVLPSSTTREMTPGEIKFSVHVETVLNRVPQPEYRQLLVEAILVLTMLADVDIQSIGSIIHVEKIVHLANDMFDKDQRDLGAEEHILEREPSTGICRLLYDSAPSGRFGSMTYLTKAVAVYVQDFLPSGSCAVQ; encoded by the exons ATGAGAAGTCGGAGCAACTCGGGCGTTAAATTGGACAACTATGCCCGGATAGTGCAGCAGACTATCCTGCGGCACCAA GATCCGGTCACAGGCCTTCTCCCGGGAAGCCCAGATCATCCTGACGCCTGGGTCCGTGACAATGTTTACAGCATCGTGTCCGTGTGGGCGCTCAGTCTGGCCTACAGGAAGAACGCCGACCGGGACGAAGACAAAGCGAAGGCCTACGAGCTGGAGCAG AGTGTGGTGAAGCTAATGAGAGGCGTCCTGCAGTGCATAATGAGGCAG CTGGATAAGGTGGAGAAGTTTAAATACAGCCGGAGTACCTCAGACTCGCTCCACGCAAAGTACAACACCAAGACCTGCGCGACGGTGGTCGGGGACGATCAGTGGGGTCACCTGCAGGTCGACGCCACCTCGCTCTTCCTGCTGTTCCTCGCTCAGATGACTGCGTCCG GTCTTCATATCATCTACACCCAGGACGAAGTGGACGTAGTTCAGAATCTCATGTTCTACATTGAGGCGGCTTACAAAGTGGCC GATTATGGGATGTGGGAAAGAGGAGACAAAACCAACCAGGGCATCACCGAGCTGAACGCCAGCTCTATCGGCATGGCCAAG GCAGCTCTGGAGGCGCTGGATGAACTCAACCTGTTTGGAGCAAAGGGAGGACCGGGCTCTTTGGTCCACGCTCTGGCTGATGACATACAGCACTGCCAG TCCATCCTGACATCCATGTTACCCAGAGCGTCCATCTCTAAAGAAGTGGATGCCGGAGTGCTGGCCATCATCTCGTACCCCGCCTTTGCCGTTGAGGACATAAGTATAGTCAACGCGACCAAGGAGGAGATCATCTCCAAACTGCAG GGTCGATACGGCTGCTGCAGGTTTCTCAGAGATGGACACAGAACCCCCAAAGAG GATCCAAACAGACTGTATTACGAGTCCGCAGAGCTGAAGCTGTTTGAGAACATCGAGTGCGAGTGGCCTCTGTTCTGGACCTACCTCATACTGGATGGCATCTTTATCAACAGCCCTGAACAG GTGCAGGAGTACCAGGAGGCTCTGGAGGGAATCCTGATCAAACAGAAGGACGGGATACGACTGCTGCCGGAGCTCTACAGCGTCCCCGCAGACAAG GTGGAGGAGGAGTACATGAACCCTCACACCGTGGAGAGGATCCCGATGGGAAAATTACCCCTGAGGTGGGGACAGAGTCTGTACATCCTGGGAAACCTGTTAGCTGAG ggttttctggCGCCTGGAGAAATTGACCCTCTTAACCGGCGTTTCTCCACCATCCCCAAGCCTGACGTGGTCGTACAGG TGTCGATTCTGGCCGAGACGGAGGAGATCAAAGAGCTGCTGTTTAAGCAAGGGATAGAGGTGGAGACCGTGGCGGACATCCACCCCATCCATGTGCAGCCCTCCAGAGTCCTCAGCCATATCTACGCCAGACTCG gtCGTAACCCGAGGCTGGGTCTGACAGGACGCCCCTACAGGAGGATAGGAGTGCTGGGAACCTCCAAGTTCTACATCATCAGGAACACCAtgttcacattcacacctcAG TTCATTGACCATCAGCAGTTCTATTTGGCTCTGGATAATAAAATGATCGTGGAGATGCTGAGGACAGAAATCGCCTACCTCTCATGCAGATGGAGGATGACAGGAAGACCGACGGTCACTTTTCCCGTTTCACAGACGATGCTGA CTGAAGATCATTCAAACCTGGACCCTGCAGTTCTGGCAACACTCAAGAAATTACAGGATGGGTATTACGGAGGAGCAAG GATCCAGACGGGGAAGCTGTCGGAGTTCCTGACCACTTCTTGCTGTGCTCACCTCAGCTTCCTGGACGGTAAGGCTTCTGGCAGCATGGGTCGCCACGACGAAGAgtatgatggtgatgatgatgagcgTTACGGCGATGGATACGTGCATGAGTTGCATTATGATGCTG AGGATGACGACCTCGCGCAGTACCTTGACCACCTGTTGGCCCACTCTGCCCCCAAGAAGCCCAAGCGTCCAATGGGAGGTCTCAGCAGGTTCAAGGCTGCGGCCACCAAAACCAAAGAGATGGTGACTCTGATGAACAAAGCTCAGGACCTCAACATACAAA atGTCAACATGTACCTGCCGAGCAAATTGTTTCGTTCTCCTCAGCCAATGCTCAACCTGAATCTTCCAGACTCCCCTGCATCACCAGACGCCCAG GGTCCTGAGGCGGGGGTCACAACGCAGAGCGGCATTCCCAGAGACGCCAGCGGAGCCATCGACTACAACGCTTTGGCCCAGCTGCTGAAAGACACGCAGTCTCTGCAGGACCAGGCCGATATACTTTACATCCTCTACAAAGACAA GGGTATGGACTGGGACACGGGCGTGCACGGTAAAGGCTCCACTGTGAGGTCTCTGCTGACCGATCTTTATGAGAAGGCAGGTGAACTGAAACACTGGGGTCTCATCAGGATGATCTCCGGCATGCTGAGGAAGAAGGTGGAGGAGCTCGACTCG GCCTGCTCTGATTTGCTGGCCCACCAGAAGCACCTGACGATCGGACTCCCTCCTGAGCCGAGAGAGAAAACCATCACGGCTCCGATACCGCCGGACCAGCTGGCGAATCTCATCGACGAGGCCAGCGAAAACAACATCAGCGTTGCCATTCTCACACAG GAAATCGTGGTGTACCTGGCTATGAGCATCAGGACTCAGCCCAGTCTGTTCAGCGAGATGTTCAGGCTGAGAATCGGTCTCATCATCCAGGTGATGGCCACCGAGCTGGCTCAGTCACTCGGCTGCTCAG GAGAGGAGGCCACAGAGACCCTGATGAGTCTGAGTCCGTCTGAACTGAAGAACCTGCTCCATCACATACTCAGCGGGAAGGAGTTCGGAGTGGAGCGCAGTG TTCGGGAGATGGATGCTGGCATCAGTCCTGCCATCTCCATCCATCATCTCGGGAATGTGGGAGCCACTAAAAGCGAGAGAGCCGGCATCAGCAAACTGAAGAGCGACATGAAAATG CTCGACCACTCTGTGACGTCCACCCTGAAG GGCATGCAGTCACCGGACGTAGAAAGCATCGAGTCTGGG AGGTTCCGGCTGCCGTCCATGGAATCCTTCGACATCCCGGACAAGATTCCGGTTGTTAAGGATACCAGACACGGTCAGTGGCTGCGTAGGAGGCGTCTGGACGGGGCGCTGAACCGAGTGCCCGTCGGCTTTTACCAGAAAGTCTGGAAGATCCTGCAGAAG TGCCACGGTCTGTCCATAGAGGGCTTTGTTCTTCCATCTTCAACCACCAGAGAG ATGACCCCAGGGGAGATAAAGTTCTCCGTCCATGTGGAGACCGTTCTGAACAGAGTCCCTCAGCCTGAGTACCGACAGCTGCTGGTGGAGGCCATCTTGGTCCTCACCATGCTGGCCGACGTGGACATCCAGAGCATCGGCTCTATAATCCACGTGGAGAAGATCGTCCACCTGGCCAACGACATGTTCGACAAGGACCAG AGGGACCTTGGAGCAGAGGAGCACATCCTGGAGAGGGAACCGTCCACAGGAATATGCAGGCTGCTGTATGACAGCGCCCCCAGCGGCCGCTTCGGGAGCATGACCTACCTCACAAAGGCTGTGGCGGTGTACGTGCAGGACTTCCTGCCCAGCGGCTCGTGTGCCGTACAGTGA